In the genome of Chlamydia trachomatis A/HAR-13, one region contains:
- a CDS encoding aromatic amino acid transport family protein — protein MINKMLGGALLVAGTTIGAGVLAVPVSTSEGGFLPTTLLYIVSWFIAVASGYCFLEVLTWTHSRKNVNMVSMAEYTLGHKSKIIMWLVYLLLFYSLLVAYFCDGGNILMRVMGCRSWDTPWIRHAMPVVFFALFSPLLMAKTSIIDQCNRVFVFGLGIAFAMFCYFGFPLMKTDLLVRSAWGATLKGFPILFLAFGFQNVVPTLYHYMDKNVKDVKKAIVIGSSIPLVLYIIWEAIVLGAVPISFLEQAKVEGWTAIGALQTALKCSAFYVAGEFFGFFALISSFIGVSLGLKDFFIDAFQWDEKKRKVEIFFLVFVFPLVWAVFYPGIVLKCLECTGALGETIVLGVFPVLMVWKGRYGKKRYYGKRILPGGKGTLLVMSGLVLLNLVLIAQKFLGY, from the coding sequence ATGATAAACAAAATGTTGGGCGGAGCCTTGCTTGTCGCAGGAACAACCATTGGCGCCGGAGTATTAGCCGTCCCCGTTTCTACCTCAGAAGGGGGATTCCTGCCTACGACGTTACTCTATATTGTTTCTTGGTTCATTGCTGTGGCTTCCGGGTATTGCTTTTTGGAAGTATTGACCTGGACACATTCAAGAAAGAATGTAAATATGGTCTCTATGGCAGAGTATACTTTAGGCCATAAAAGCAAGATCATTATGTGGTTGGTATACCTACTGCTCTTTTATTCCCTCTTGGTGGCTTATTTTTGTGATGGTGGGAATATTCTCATGCGAGTCATGGGATGTCGCAGTTGGGATACTCCTTGGATTCGACATGCTATGCCTGTAGTATTTTTTGCTTTGTTTTCCCCATTATTAATGGCGAAAACATCCATTATCGATCAATGTAACAGGGTTTTCGTTTTTGGCTTAGGAATCGCATTCGCTATGTTTTGCTATTTCGGTTTCCCTCTTATGAAAACGGATTTGTTAGTAAGATCTGCTTGGGGAGCTACCTTAAAAGGATTTCCCATTTTATTTTTGGCATTTGGATTTCAAAACGTTGTTCCTACGTTGTATCACTACATGGATAAGAACGTAAAAGATGTGAAGAAGGCCATTGTTATTGGAAGTTCGATTCCTTTGGTTCTGTACATCATTTGGGAAGCCATTGTGTTAGGAGCCGTTCCTATTTCTTTCTTAGAACAAGCGAAAGTAGAGGGATGGACTGCTATTGGAGCATTACAAACAGCTTTGAAATGCTCGGCTTTTTATGTTGCAGGGGAGTTTTTTGGATTTTTTGCTTTGATTTCCTCATTTATTGGCGTCTCTTTGGGTTTAAAAGACTTTTTTATAGATGCTTTTCAATGGGATGAGAAAAAGCGTAAAGTGGAAATCTTTTTCTTAGTTTTTGTTTTCCCTTTGGTGTGGGCTGTTTTCTATCCAGGCATTGTTTTGAAATGTTTGGAGTGCACCGGCGCTTTAGGTGAGACGATAGTTTTAGGAGTTTTCCCCGTATTGATGGTATGGAAAGGGCGCTACGGAAAGAAACGTTATTACGGTAAACGCATTCTTCCTGGCGGGAAAGGGACTCTCTTGGTTATGTCAGGGCTAGTGCTTCTTAACCTGGTGTTGATTGCCCAGAAGTTTCTAGGCTATTAA
- a CDS encoding Bax inhibitor-1/YccA family protein gives MGLYDRDYAQDSRLPGTFSSRVYGWMTAGLAVTALTSLGLYATGAYRALFPMWWIWCFATLGVSFYIQAQIQKLSVPAVMGLFLAYSILEGMFFGTLVPVYAAQFGGGVVWAAFGSAGIIFGLSAAYGAFTKNDLTQIHRILMLALVGLVVISLAFLIVSLFTPMPLLYLLICYLGLIIFVGLTVVDAQSIRRVARSVGDHGDLSYKLSLIMALQMYCNVIMIFWYLLQIFASSDKRR, from the coding sequence ATGGGATTGTATGATCGCGATTATGCGCAGGATTCCCGCTTGCCAGGGACCTTCTCTTCCAGAGTATATGGGTGGATGACGGCAGGGCTAGCTGTGACTGCTCTAACATCTCTAGGGTTATACGCAACAGGAGCGTACAGAGCGCTTTTCCCTATGTGGTGGATTTGGTGTTTTGCAACGCTGGGAGTGTCCTTCTATATCCAAGCCCAGATTCAAAAACTTTCTGTCCCTGCTGTAATGGGATTGTTTTTGGCCTACTCTATTCTAGAAGGGATGTTCTTTGGAACATTGGTACCCGTATACGCCGCTCAATTTGGAGGCGGGGTAGTGTGGGCCGCATTTGGGTCTGCTGGTATAATCTTCGGATTGTCAGCAGCGTATGGAGCATTCACTAAGAATGATTTAACACAAATTCATAGAATTTTGATGTTGGCACTTGTGGGGCTGGTAGTGATATCTCTAGCCTTTTTAATAGTGTCTCTCTTCACGCCTATGCCGTTGTTATATCTGTTAATTTGCTACTTAGGTTTGATTATCTTTGTAGGTCTGACAGTAGTGGATGCTCAGTCTATTCGTCGTGTTGCTCGTAGCGTAGGGGATCATGGAGATCTTAGTTATAAGCTTTCTTTGATCATGGCTCTACAGATGTACTGCAATGTAATTATGATATTTTGGTATTTGTTGCAGATTTTTGCCTCTTCTGACAAGAGACGGTAA
- the ftsY gene encoding signal recognition particle-docking protein FtsY — translation MFKFFGNKLRSLFKKTLSSDLLEYAEVLLYEGDFGPKLTEAFCEELRRCKNPDERAVKELIRSFLSKIISKLPQREPLSVRPFSTLVLGTNGSGKTTTVAKLAHYYLSQNQKVLIVATDTFRSAGMDQMRCWAETLNCGFISGKPGGDAAAIAFDGISAAVARDYDHVIIDTSGRLHTHTNLLKELQKIATVCNKAFPGAPHETLMTIDATLGSNTLSQVQLFHEAVPINGLIFTKVEGSAKGGSLFRIADELKIPTRFVGYGETIHDFEPFAIDRFLDKLLDV, via the coding sequence GTGTTCAAGTTTTTCGGAAACAAACTCCGCTCTCTTTTTAAAAAAACGCTTTCTTCTGACTTATTAGAATATGCTGAAGTTCTCTTGTATGAGGGAGATTTTGGCCCTAAGCTGACAGAAGCTTTTTGCGAAGAATTACGCCGATGTAAAAATCCTGATGAACGGGCAGTGAAAGAGCTTATTCGCTCTTTCTTATCAAAGATTATTTCTAAGCTCCCCCAACGAGAGCCTCTTTCTGTTCGTCCTTTTTCTACTCTTGTCCTAGGAACGAATGGCTCGGGGAAAACAACCACAGTTGCGAAACTGGCTCACTATTATCTTTCTCAAAACCAAAAGGTTTTAATTGTAGCTACTGATACTTTCCGTTCCGCAGGAATGGACCAGATGCGTTGTTGGGCAGAAACCTTAAACTGTGGGTTTATCTCAGGGAAACCTGGAGGAGATGCTGCTGCGATAGCTTTTGATGGGATTTCTGCAGCAGTCGCTAGGGACTATGATCATGTGATCATAGATACTTCGGGAAGGTTACACACACACACGAATCTTCTTAAAGAACTTCAGAAAATCGCTACCGTTTGCAACAAAGCTTTTCCTGGAGCTCCGCATGAGACACTGATGACGATCGATGCTACTCTGGGAAGCAACACATTGAGTCAGGTGCAACTATTCCATGAAGCCGTACCTATCAATGGACTTATTTTCACAAAAGTGGAAGGTTCTGCCAAAGGAGGCTCTCTCTTCCGTATCGCAGATGAACTCAAAATCCCTACTCGGTTCGTAGGCTATGGAGAAACAATTCATGATTTCGAACCTTTTGCCATAGACCGTTTTCTAGATAAATTACTGGATGTTTGA
- the sucC gene encoding ADP-forming succinate--CoA ligase subunit beta, protein MHLHEYQAKDLLTAYQLPIPPYHVATSVPEVETAIQAEQWKAGVVKAQVHAGGRGKNGGVVIAHSPEDLLAAADKLLHMQFSSNQTAGLSLPINKVLISPLVEIASEYYLAIVIDRKHRCPVIMLSKAGGVDIEEVAEKQPDQLLKMTLPSSGKIYGYQLRRIAKFMEWDQPIADQGNRIIRQLLQCFYEKDASLLEINPLVLTKDGSLVILDAKMTIDDNALYRHPQLADCYDPSQENIRDVLAKQLGLSYIALDGTIGCLVNGAGLAMSTLDILKLYGGSAANFLDVGGSASEKQIQEAISLVLSDKSVRVLFIHIFGGIMDCAVVASGLVSAMQGQKETIPTVIRLEGTNVDKGKDMIINAGIPCEFVTSMSEGAELAVQLSR, encoded by the coding sequence ATGCATCTTCATGAGTATCAAGCTAAGGACCTTTTAACTGCTTATCAACTTCCTATTCCCCCCTATCACGTAGCGACCTCCGTACCTGAAGTAGAAACAGCGATTCAAGCCGAACAATGGAAAGCTGGTGTTGTGAAAGCACAGGTTCATGCTGGAGGAAGAGGAAAAAATGGAGGGGTGGTTATTGCGCACTCTCCGGAAGACTTATTAGCAGCAGCTGATAAGCTACTGCATATGCAATTTTCTAGTAATCAGACAGCAGGGTTGTCTCTTCCTATTAATAAAGTATTGATTTCCCCTTTAGTAGAGATTGCTTCGGAGTATTATCTTGCGATCGTCATCGATAGAAAACATCGTTGTCCTGTCATTATGCTATCTAAAGCAGGAGGTGTGGATATCGAGGAAGTCGCAGAAAAGCAGCCGGATCAGCTGCTTAAAATGACACTACCTTCTTCTGGAAAAATTTATGGGTATCAGTTACGCCGTATTGCTAAGTTCATGGAGTGGGATCAACCTATTGCCGATCAAGGGAATCGTATCATTCGCCAGTTATTACAATGTTTTTATGAAAAGGATGCTTCTTTATTAGAGATTAATCCATTGGTGCTTACTAAAGACGGGTCTCTTGTCATTCTAGATGCCAAAATGACGATTGATGACAATGCTCTTTATCGACATCCTCAGCTAGCAGACTGCTATGATCCTTCTCAGGAAAATATTCGTGACGTACTAGCTAAGCAGTTAGGCCTTTCATACATTGCTCTAGATGGAACAATCGGATGTTTAGTCAATGGTGCAGGATTAGCGATGAGCACCTTAGATATTCTGAAGTTATATGGCGGTTCTGCTGCCAATTTCTTAGATGTAGGAGGAAGTGCTTCTGAAAAGCAAATTCAAGAAGCCATCTCTTTAGTCTTATCTGATAAAAGTGTGCGCGTGCTCTTTATCCATATTTTTGGGGGGATTATGGATTGTGCAGTCGTCGCTTCTGGACTTGTTTCTGCTATGCAAGGACAGAAAGAAACGATCCCTACTGTAATTCGGTTAGAAGGGACGAATGTAGATAAAGGAAAGGACATGATTATTAACGCAGGAATTCCTTGTGAGTTCGTTACATCCATGAGCGAGGGGGCTGAACTCGCTGTGCAATTAAGTCGTTAG
- the sucD gene encoding succinate--CoA ligase subunit alpha, which produces MLELLSKDLPIITQGITGKAGSFHTTQCVAYGSNFVGGVTPGKGGSQFLDLPIFDSVLEAKQATGCRASMIFVPPPFAAEAIFEAEDAGIELIVCITEGIPIKDMLEVASLMEKSASSLIGPNCPGVIKPGVCKIGIMPGYIHLPGKVGVVSRSGTLTYEAVWQLTQRKIGQSVCIGIGGDPLNGTSFIDALQEFEKDSQTEAVLMIGEIGGSAEEEAADWTRQHSSKPVIAFIAGATAPKGKRMGHAGAIISGKSGDAFSKQEALRQAGVTVVESLALIGEAVASVLKPR; this is translated from the coding sequence GTGTTAGAATTATTAAGCAAGGATTTACCGATTATTACACAGGGTATTACAGGGAAAGCAGGGTCTTTTCACACTACACAATGTGTCGCTTACGGATCTAACTTTGTTGGAGGAGTTACTCCAGGAAAGGGTGGGAGCCAATTTTTAGACTTACCCATTTTTGATTCTGTTTTGGAGGCTAAGCAAGCAACAGGTTGTCGTGCTTCGATGATTTTTGTGCCGCCACCGTTTGCTGCAGAAGCCATTTTCGAAGCTGAAGATGCTGGAATTGAGCTGATAGTCTGTATCACAGAAGGAATTCCAATCAAGGATATGCTTGAAGTAGCTTCTCTTATGGAAAAGAGCGCAAGCTCTTTAATTGGGCCAAACTGTCCTGGAGTGATCAAGCCTGGAGTTTGTAAAATTGGCATCATGCCTGGGTATATCCATCTTCCTGGGAAGGTAGGAGTGGTTTCTAGATCAGGTACACTTACGTATGAGGCTGTTTGGCAACTTACGCAAAGAAAGATCGGACAGAGTGTGTGTATCGGTATCGGAGGGGATCCTTTAAATGGCACATCTTTTATCGATGCTCTCCAAGAGTTTGAAAAGGATAGCCAAACAGAAGCTGTTCTTATGATTGGAGAGATTGGTGGAAGCGCTGAAGAGGAAGCTGCAGATTGGACACGTCAACATAGTAGCAAGCCTGTGATTGCATTTATTGCAGGAGCTACGGCTCCCAAAGGGAAACGTATGGGACATGCAGGAGCTATTATTTCAGGGAAAAGTGGGGATGCTTTTAGCAAACAAGAGGCTTTGAGACAGGCAGGGGTTACCGTTGTAGAATCTCTTGCACTTATTGGAGAGGCGGTTGCATCCGTTCTAAAACCACGTTAG
- the htrA gene encoding serine protease HtrA — translation MMKRLLCVLLSTSVFSSPMLGYSASKKDSKADICLAVSSGDQEVSQEDLLKEVSRGFSRVAAKATPGVVYIENFPKTGNQAIASLGNKRGFQENPFDYFNDEFFNRFFGLPSHREQRRPQQRDAVRGTGFIVSEDGYVVTNHHVVEDAGKIHVTLYDGQKYTAKIVGLDPKTDLAVIKIQAEKLPFLTFGNSDQLQIGDWAIAIGNPFGLQATVTVGVISAKGRNQLHIVDFEDFIQTDAAINPGNSGGPLLNINGQVIGVNTAIVSGSGGYIGIGFAIPSLMAKRVIDQLISDGQVTRGFLGVTLQPIDSELATCYKLEKVYGALVTDVVKGSPAEKAGLRQEDVIVAYNGKEVESLSALRNAISLMMPGTRVVLKIVREGKTIEIPVTVTQIPTEDGVSALQKMGVRVQNITPEICKKLGLAADTRGILVVAVEAGSPAASAGVAPGQLILAVNRQRVASVEELNQVLKNSKGENVLLMVSQGDVVRFIVLKSDE, via the coding sequence ATGATGAAAAGATTATTATGTGTGTTGCTATCGACATCAGTTTTCTCTTCGCCAATGCTAGGCTATAGTGCGTCAAAGAAAGATTCTAAGGCTGATATTTGTCTTGCAGTATCCTCAGGAGATCAAGAGGTTTCACAAGAAGATCTGCTCAAAGAAGTATCCCGAGGATTTTCTCGGGTCGCTGCTAAGGCAACGCCTGGAGTTGTATATATAGAAAATTTTCCTAAAACAGGGAACCAGGCTATTGCTTCTCTAGGAAACAAAAGAGGCTTTCAAGAGAACCCTTTTGATTATTTTAATGACGAATTTTTTAATCGATTTTTTGGGTTGCCTTCGCATAGAGAGCAGCGGCGTCCACAGCAGCGTGATGCTGTAAGAGGAACTGGGTTCATTGTTTCTGAAGATGGTTATGTTGTTACTAACCATCATGTAGTCGAGGATGCAGGAAAAATTCATGTTACTCTCTACGATGGACAAAAATACACAGCTAAGATCGTGGGGTTAGATCCAAAAACAGATCTTGCTGTGATCAAAATTCAAGCAGAGAAATTACCATTTTTGACTTTTGGGAATTCTGATCAGCTGCAGATAGGTGACTGGGCTATTGCTATTGGAAATCCTTTTGGACTGCAAGCAACGGTCACTGTCGGGGTCATTAGTGCTAAAGGAAGAAATCAGCTACATATTGTAGATTTCGAAGACTTTATTCAAACAGATGCTGCCATTAATCCTGGGAATTCAGGCGGTCCATTGTTAAACATCAATGGTCAAGTTATCGGGGTTAATACTGCCATTGTCAGTGGTAGCGGGGGATATATTGGAATAGGGTTTGCTATTCCTAGCTTGATGGCTAAACGAGTCATTGATCAATTGATTAGTGATGGGCAGGTAACAAGAGGCTTTTTGGGAGTTACCTTGCAACCGATAGATTCTGAATTGGCTACTTGTTACAAATTGGAAAAAGTGTACGGAGCTTTGGTGACGGATGTTGTTAAAGGTTCTCCAGCAGAAAAAGCAGGGCTGCGCCAAGAAGATGTCATTGTGGCTTACAATGGAAAAGAAGTAGAGTCTTTGAGTGCGTTGCGTAATGCCATTTCCCTAATGATGCCAGGGACTCGTGTTGTTTTAAAAATCGTTCGTGAAGGGAAAACAATCGAGATACCTGTGACGGTTACACAGATCCCAACAGAGGATGGCGTTTCAGCGTTGCAGAAGATGGGAGTCCGTGTTCAGAACATTACTCCAGAAATTTGTAAGAAACTCGGATTGGCAGCAGATACCCGAGGGATTCTGGTAGTTGCTGTGGAGGCAGGCTCGCCTGCAGCTTCTGCAGGCGTCGCTCCTGGACAGCTTATCTTAGCGGTGAATAGGCAGCGAGTCGCTTCCGTTGAAGAGTTAAATCAGGTTTTGAAAAACTCGAAAGGAGAGAATGTTCTCCTTATGGTTTCTCAAGGAGATGTGGTGCGATTCATCGTCTTGAAATCAGACGAGTAG